From Thermus tengchongensis, the proteins below share one genomic window:
- a CDS encoding SDR family NAD(P)-dependent oxidoreductase: MRRVLITGAGSGIGLATARLLAAKGYRVYGGVRKEEDAERLRALGVEPLLLDVTREEDLFGAREALGGGGLFGLVANAGVAVAGPLELVPPSAFRQALEVNVLGVHATVRAFLPLLREGGGRVVLMGSVSGLVALPLLGPYAASKFALEALADALRVELTPFGVKVILLEPGSVATPIWERAERAAEGYLLPPPPGTEGIYGRYLEVARRMARRNARRGLPPERVAEAVLRALESPRPRARYLVARRDRAWQTLLLRLLPTPLRDRLLARALGV; this comes from the coding sequence ATGCGGCGGGTGCTCATCACGGGAGCGGGTAGCGGCATCGGCCTGGCCACGGCCAGGCTCCTTGCTGCCAAGGGGTACCGGGTCTACGGCGGGGTGCGGAAGGAGGAGGACGCTGAGCGCCTAAGGGCCCTGGGGGTGGAGCCCCTTCTCCTGGACGTGACCCGGGAGGAGGACCTCTTTGGGGCCCGGGAGGCTTTGGGGGGAGGGGGGCTTTTCGGCCTGGTGGCCAACGCAGGGGTGGCGGTGGCGGGGCCCTTGGAGCTGGTGCCCCCTTCCGCCTTCCGACAAGCTTTGGAGGTGAACGTCCTGGGGGTGCATGCCACGGTGCGGGCCTTCTTGCCCCTGTTGCGGGAGGGCGGGGGGCGGGTGGTGCTCATGGGCTCGGTTTCCGGCCTGGTGGCCCTGCCCCTTCTGGGGCCCTACGCCGCCAGCAAGTTCGCCCTCGAGGCCCTGGCCGACGCCCTAAGGGTGGAGCTAACGCCCTTTGGGGTGAAGGTGATCCTCTTGGAGCCGGGCTCCGTGGCCACCCCCATCTGGGAGCGCGCGGAACGGGCGGCGGAGGGCTACCTGCTCCCGCCTCCCCCCGGCACGGAAGGGATCTACGGGCGCTACCTGGAGGTGGCCCGGAGGATGGCCCGGAGGAACGCGAGGCGGGGACTTCCCCCGGAAAGGGTGGCGGAGGCGGTGCTCCGCGCCCTGGAAAGCCCCCGTCCCCGGGCCCGCTACCTGGTGGCCAGGCGGGATAGGGCCTGGCAGACCCTCCTCCTGCGCCTCCTGCCCACCCCCTTGCGGGACCGGCTCTTGGCCCGGGCCCTGGGGGTTTAA
- the lipB gene encoding lipoyl(octanoyl) transferase LipB, whose translation MEFWVEDLGLLPYGEAWAYQKEVHQEVVRGKRPPTLLLLEHPRVITLGRKATGENLLFPESWYRENGFELFWVERGGDVTYHGPGQLVGYPIFPVGREVRRFLRQIEEAIVKVAAGYGLEAYPTPGYAGVWVGEDKLCAIGVAVKEGVSFHGFALNVSTDLNDFTVIIPCGLKGKGVTSLEKLLGRKVPMPEVKERVVQAFAEVFGMAPRYREERHEAQV comes from the coding sequence GTGGAGTTCTGGGTGGAGGACCTTGGCCTTCTGCCTTACGGGGAGGCCTGGGCGTACCAGAAGGAGGTGCACCAGGAGGTGGTAAGGGGAAAGCGTCCCCCCACCCTCCTCCTCCTGGAGCACCCCCGGGTCATCACCCTGGGCCGGAAGGCCACAGGGGAGAACCTGCTTTTCCCGGAAAGCTGGTACCGGGAAAACGGCTTTGAGCTCTTTTGGGTGGAGCGGGGCGGGGACGTCACCTACCACGGCCCCGGGCAGCTGGTGGGCTACCCCATCTTCCCCGTGGGCCGGGAGGTGCGCCGCTTTCTGCGCCAGATCGAGGAGGCCATCGTGAAGGTGGCGGCAGGCTACGGCCTGGAGGCCTACCCCACCCCGGGGTACGCGGGGGTCTGGGTGGGGGAGGACAAGCTCTGCGCCATCGGGGTGGCGGTGAAGGAGGGGGTGAGCTTCCACGGCTTCGCCCTCAACGTGTCCACCGACCTCAACGACTTCACCGTCATCATCCCCTGCGGTTTGAAGGGCAAGGGGGTGACCTCTTTGGAGAAGCTCTTGGGCCGCAAGGTGCCCATGCCCGAGGTGAAGGAAAGGGTGGTGCAGGCCTTTGCGGAGGTGTTCGGCATGGCGCCCCGCTACAGGGAGGAACGGCATGAAGCCCAAGTTTGA
- the lipA gene encoding lipoyl synthase → MKPKFETLELLAPTGEVIELKVVKNGLAQARPEPVDRHKPAWLKATLPTGAKYQALKRTVEELRLHTVCQEALCPNVGECWTHGTLTVMILGSVCTRACKFCAVDTGNPRGIVDPEEPQRVAEAISRLGIRYVVLTSVDRDDLPDGGAAHFAATIRAIKAKAPGVLVEALTPDFQGDLKAVEAVLDAGPEVYAQNLETVRRLTPKVRDPRAGYEQTLKVLAHAKRYRPDILTKSSLMLGLGETEEEILEAMRDLRAAGVDILTLGQYLRPTPAHLPVERYVPPEDFKRYEAWGYELGFKEVFSGPLVRSSYRADRVFLEATSRP, encoded by the coding sequence ATGAAGCCCAAGTTTGAAACGCTGGAGCTTTTGGCCCCCACGGGGGAGGTGATCGAGCTCAAGGTGGTGAAAAACGGCCTCGCCCAGGCCCGGCCCGAGCCCGTGGACCGCCACAAGCCCGCCTGGCTTAAGGCCACCCTGCCCACGGGAGCCAAGTACCAGGCCCTGAAGCGCACCGTGGAGGAGCTCAGGCTCCACACCGTCTGCCAGGAGGCCCTCTGCCCCAACGTGGGGGAGTGCTGGACCCACGGCACCCTCACGGTGATGATCCTGGGCAGCGTCTGCACCCGGGCCTGCAAGTTCTGCGCCGTGGACACGGGGAACCCCCGGGGGATCGTGGACCCCGAGGAGCCCCAGCGGGTGGCCGAGGCCATCAGCAGGCTCGGCATCCGCTACGTGGTCCTCACCAGCGTGGACCGGGACGACCTTCCCGATGGCGGGGCCGCCCACTTCGCCGCCACCATAAGGGCCATCAAGGCCAAGGCCCCCGGGGTCCTGGTGGAGGCCCTGACCCCCGATTTCCAGGGGGACCTGAAGGCGGTGGAGGCGGTCTTGGACGCAGGGCCTGAGGTCTATGCCCAGAACCTGGAAACCGTGCGCCGCCTCACCCCCAAGGTGCGGGATCCCCGCGCCGGGTACGAGCAGACCCTGAAGGTCCTGGCCCACGCCAAGCGCTACCGCCCGGATATCCTCACCAAAAGCAGCCTCATGCTGGGCCTGGGGGAGACCGAGGAGGAGATCCTCGAGGCCATGCGGGACCTAAGGGCCGCGGGGGTGGACATCCTCACCCTGGGCCAGTACCTGCGCCCCACCCCGGCCCACCTGCCGGTAGAGCGCTACGTGCCCCCTGAGGACTTCAAGCGGTACGAGGCTTGGGGGTACGAGCTGGGCTTCAAGGAGGTGTTTTCCGGGCCCCTGGTGCGGAGCTCCTACCGGGCGGACCGGGTCTTCCTGGAGGCCACCTCCCGCCCATGA
- a CDS encoding DUF3054 domain-containing protein: MSRLFLLDLLALLLFAGVGLLSHGQPVNAGGLARNVLPVLFVWLLLAPFLGTYRRPTWKNLLLTWALAFPAGLWLRQMVLGEGFGVGFFVFLAVAMGFSFLFFLLLRGLAKLLRLW; the protein is encoded by the coding sequence ATGAGCCGCCTCTTCCTCCTGGACCTTCTGGCCCTCCTCCTCTTCGCTGGGGTGGGGCTTCTTTCCCACGGCCAGCCTGTAAACGCAGGGGGGCTTGCCCGGAACGTCCTCCCCGTTCTCTTCGTCTGGCTCCTCCTGGCCCCCTTCCTCGGCACCTACCGCCGGCCCACCTGGAAAAACCTCCTCCTCACCTGGGCCCTTGCCTTCCCTGCGGGGCTATGGCTTAGGCAGATGGTCCTGGGTGAGGGGTTTGGGGTGGGCTTTTTCGTCTTCCTCGCCGTGGCCATGGGCTTCAGCTTCCTCTTCTTCCTCCTCCTCCGGGGCCTCGCCAAGCTCCTCAGGCTCTGGTAA
- a CDS encoding NAD(P)-dependent oxidoreductase → MEKVAFLGLGAMGYPMAGHLAKRFPTLVWNRTFAKALKHQEEFGSQAVPLEGVAEARVIFTCLPTTKEVAEVAEALLPHLRPGTYWVDATSGEPEGSRKLAERLLERDVVYLDAPVSGGTIGAEKGTLTVMLGGPEEAVERVKPYLAYAKKVVHVGPVGAGHAVKAINNALLAVNLWAAGEGLLALVRQGVSAEKALEVINASSGRSNATENLIPERVISRAFPKTFALGLLVKDLGIAMGVLDGEKAPSPLLRLTREVYEMAKRELGPEADHVEALKLLERWGGVEIR, encoded by the coding sequence ATGGAAAAGGTCGCCTTCCTCGGTCTTGGGGCCATGGGCTACCCCATGGCCGGCCATCTGGCGAAGAGGTTTCCCACCCTGGTTTGGAACCGCACCTTCGCCAAGGCCCTTAAGCACCAGGAGGAGTTTGGCTCCCAGGCGGTGCCCCTGGAAGGGGTGGCGGAGGCCCGGGTGATCTTCACCTGCCTGCCCACCACCAAGGAGGTGGCCGAGGTGGCGGAGGCCCTCCTGCCCCACCTCCGCCCCGGCACCTACTGGGTGGACGCCACCAGCGGGGAGCCCGAGGGAAGCCGCAAGCTGGCGGAGCGCCTCCTGGAGCGGGACGTAGTTTACCTGGATGCCCCGGTCTCCGGTGGGACCATCGGGGCGGAAAAGGGCACCCTCACGGTGATGCTGGGGGGACCAGAGGAGGCCGTAGAGAGGGTGAAGCCCTACCTGGCCTACGCCAAGAAGGTGGTCCACGTGGGGCCCGTGGGGGCAGGGCACGCGGTGAAGGCCATCAACAACGCCCTTTTGGCGGTGAACCTCTGGGCGGCGGGGGAAGGGCTTCTCGCCCTGGTGCGGCAAGGGGTGTCCGCGGAGAAGGCCCTCGAGGTCATCAACGCCTCCTCGGGCCGCTCCAACGCCACGGAGAACCTCATCCCCGAGCGCGTGATAAGCCGCGCCTTTCCCAAGACCTTTGCCCTGGGCCTTTTGGTGAAGGACTTGGGCATCGCCATGGGGGTTCTGGACGGGGAAAAGGCCCCAAGCCCCCTGCTTCGCCTCACCCGGGAGGTCTACGAGATGGCCAAGCGGGAGCTAGGCCCCGAGGCCGACCACGTGGAGGCCCTGAAGCTCTTGGAGCGCTGGGGCGGGGTGGAGATCCGGTAG
- a CDS encoding AzlC family ABC transporter permease — translation MKEGLQAAWPIALGYFPVAVAFGALGAQAGLGYLWIQLTSLLVFAGASQFALVGLLAQGVPPLLAATLGLLLNLRHAFYGPALRPYLKGGPLEAFLLTDEVFALALRALPGLPPGERRGYFLGLGLGAYLSWNLGTFLGALGGQGLLAWPGVGEALAFALPALFLLLALPHLKNPAALLAGGAALALHLLGQTAWGLFLAGVIGFLWPGKGGRP, via the coding sequence ATGAAGGAGGGCCTGCAGGCCGCCTGGCCCATCGCCCTGGGCTACTTCCCCGTGGCCGTGGCCTTCGGTGCCCTGGGGGCCCAGGCGGGGCTTGGCTACCTTTGGATTCAGCTCACCTCCCTCCTGGTCTTCGCCGGGGCCAGCCAGTTCGCCCTGGTGGGGCTTCTGGCCCAGGGGGTGCCGCCCCTTTTGGCGGCCACCTTGGGCCTCCTCCTCAACCTGCGCCACGCCTTCTACGGCCCGGCCCTCAGGCCCTACCTTAAAGGAGGTCCCCTGGAAGCCTTCCTCCTCACCGACGAGGTCTTCGCCCTGGCCCTAAGGGCCCTCCCCGGCCTCCCCCCGGGGGAGCGGCGGGGCTACTTCCTGGGCCTGGGCTTAGGGGCCTACCTTTCCTGGAACCTGGGCACCTTCCTGGGGGCCTTGGGGGGGCAGGGGCTTCTCGCCTGGCCCGGGGTGGGGGAGGCTCTCGCCTTCGCCCTTCCTGCCCTGTTTCTTCTCCTGGCCCTGCCCCACCTGAAAAACCCCGCGGCCCTTCTCGCGGGCGGGGCGGCTTTGGCCCTCCACCTCCTGGGGCAGACCGCCTGGGGGCTTTTCCTGGCGGGGGTCATCGGGTTCCTCTGGCCGGGGAAGGGGGGGAGGCCATGA
- a CDS encoding branched-chain amino acid transport — protein MTLALLLLALGTFLLRFLPWRGERRVPAGQAGPALVVALFLVSAFSPPPSPEWLRAGLALLGTYLGLRLTGNLGVAVFLGAGLYGLLGALGF, from the coding sequence ATGACCCTAGCCCTCCTCCTCCTGGCCCTGGGCACCTTCCTCCTGCGCTTCCTGCCCTGGCGGGGGGAGAGGAGGGTGCCGGCGGGCCAGGCGGGACCCGCCCTGGTGGTGGCCCTTTTCCTGGTCTCCGCCTTCTCCCCCCCGCCTTCCCCGGAGTGGCTCCGGGCGGGGCTCGCCCTCCTGGGCACTTATCTGGGGCTTAGGCTCACCGGGAACCTGGGCGTGGCCGTCTTCCTGGGGGCGGGGCTTTACGGGCTTCTCGGGGCCCTGGGCTTTTAA
- the lpdA gene encoding dihydrolipoyl dehydrogenase, which translates to MKTYDLIVIGTGPGGYHAAIRGAQLGLKVLAVEAGEVGGVCLNVGCIPTKALLHAAETLHHLKVAEGFGVKASPEVDLKKLAAWRESVVKRLTGGVAGLLKGNRVELVRGFARFAGPKEIEVNGERYGGKSVIVATGSEPVALKGFPFGEDIWDSTRALKVEEGIPKRLLVIGGGAVGLELGQVYHRLGSEVTLIEFMPEILPAGDPETAALLRKALEKEGLRVRTGTKAVGYEKKKDGLHVTLEPAQGGQGETLVVDKILVAVGRKPRTEGLGLEKAGVKVDERGFIQVNARMETSAPGVYAIGDVARPPLLAHKAMREGLVAAENAAGKASAFDYQVPSVVYTSPEWAGVGLTEEEAKKAGYRVKVGKFPLSASGRALTLGTTEGLIKVVGDEESDLLLGVFIVGPQAGELIAEATLALEMGATVSDLGLTVHAHPTLSEGLMEAAEALHKQAIHILNR; encoded by the coding sequence ATGAAGACCTACGACCTGATCGTGATCGGCACCGGCCCCGGAGGCTACCACGCCGCCATCCGGGGGGCCCAGCTCGGCCTGAAGGTGCTGGCGGTGGAGGCCGGCGAGGTGGGCGGGGTATGCCTGAACGTGGGGTGCATCCCCACCAAGGCCCTCCTGCACGCGGCGGAAACCCTCCACCACCTCAAGGTGGCCGAGGGCTTCGGGGTGAAGGCGAGCCCCGAGGTGGACCTAAAGAAGCTGGCCGCCTGGCGGGAGAGCGTGGTGAAGCGGCTCACCGGGGGCGTGGCGGGGCTTTTGAAGGGGAACCGGGTGGAGCTCGTGCGGGGCTTCGCCCGCTTCGCGGGGCCTAAGGAGATCGAGGTGAACGGGGAGCGCTACGGGGGAAAAAGCGTCATCGTGGCCACGGGGAGCGAGCCCGTGGCCCTCAAGGGCTTCCCCTTCGGCGAGGACATTTGGGACTCCACCCGGGCCCTAAAGGTGGAAGAGGGCATCCCCAAGCGCCTCCTGGTGATCGGGGGCGGGGCGGTGGGCCTCGAGCTGGGCCAGGTCTACCACCGGCTGGGCTCGGAGGTGACCCTCATTGAGTTCATGCCGGAAATCCTCCCCGCAGGCGACCCCGAGACCGCGGCCCTGTTGCGCAAGGCCCTGGAGAAGGAAGGCCTCCGGGTGCGCACCGGCACCAAGGCCGTGGGCTACGAGAAGAAGAAAGATGGCCTCCACGTCACCCTGGAGCCCGCCCAGGGGGGCCAGGGGGAAACCCTGGTGGTGGACAAAATCCTGGTGGCCGTGGGCCGCAAGCCCCGCACGGAAGGGCTTGGCCTGGAAAAGGCCGGGGTAAAGGTGGACGAACGGGGCTTCATCCAGGTGAACGCCCGCATGGAAACCTCGGCCCCCGGGGTCTACGCCATCGGCGACGTGGCCCGCCCCCCCCTCCTGGCCCACAAGGCCATGCGGGAGGGCCTGGTGGCGGCAGAAAACGCCGCGGGCAAGGCCAGCGCCTTCGACTACCAGGTGCCCAGCGTGGTCTACACCTCCCCCGAGTGGGCCGGGGTGGGCCTCACCGAGGAGGAGGCCAAGAAGGCGGGCTACCGCGTGAAGGTGGGGAAGTTCCCCCTCTCCGCCTCGGGCCGGGCCCTGACCCTGGGGACCACGGAAGGCCTCATCAAGGTGGTGGGGGATGAGGAAAGCGACCTCCTCCTCGGGGTTTTCATCGTGGGCCCCCAGGCGGGGGAGCTCATCGCCGAGGCCACCTTGGCCCTGGAGATGGGGGCCACGGTCTCCGACCTGGGGCTCACCGTCCACGCCCACCCCACCCTCTCCGAGGGGCTCATGGAGGCGGCGGAGGCCCTCCACAAGCAGGCCATCCACATCCTGAACCGTTGA
- a CDS encoding dihydrolipoamide acetyltransferase family protein codes for MPREILMPELAESVVEGEILKWLVEEGDYLKKDQPFVEVMTDKVTVELPSPYEGVLLKKLAKEGDVVKVHAPIALLAEPGEAVAGVKEAPPVQAVEERSIVEPGLPPKEEKEDLSLFKPDTTQVVVKNPFLQETKPKEEARPQGRVLAVPAARKLARELGIPLEEVPGSGPLGRVRVEDVRAYAERRKAQPAPEAPREAPPALVPGFPPPPRYVPPKGYEGLEERVPLRGIRRTIAQGLWQSHLYTVRTLNVDEADLTELVALRERLKPEAERQGVKLTYLPFIFKAVVRALKKYPMLNTSLDEERQEIVYKRYYHIGLAVATERGLIVPVVRDADRKSILELAQEIADLSAKAREGRLAPEEVTGSTFTVTNIGSVGALMSFPIINVPDAAILGVHSIRKRPWVMPDGSIEARDIMYLSLSFDHRLVDGAEAAAFTREVIRLLENPELLLLEM; via the coding sequence ATGCCTAGGGAAATCCTGATGCCCGAACTGGCCGAGAGCGTGGTGGAAGGCGAGATCCTCAAGTGGCTGGTGGAGGAAGGGGACTACCTCAAGAAGGACCAGCCCTTCGTGGAGGTGATGACCGACAAGGTCACCGTGGAGCTCCCCTCCCCCTACGAGGGGGTGCTCCTGAAGAAGCTGGCCAAGGAGGGAGACGTGGTGAAGGTCCACGCCCCCATCGCCCTCCTGGCGGAACCTGGGGAGGCGGTGGCCGGGGTGAAGGAAGCCCCCCCCGTGCAAGCGGTGGAGGAGCGCTCCATCGTGGAACCCGGGCTTCCTCCCAAGGAGGAAAAGGAGGACCTCTCCCTCTTCAAGCCCGACACCACCCAGGTGGTGGTAAAAAATCCCTTTCTCCAAGAAACCAAGCCCAAGGAAGAGGCTAGGCCCCAAGGCCGGGTGCTGGCGGTTCCCGCCGCCAGGAAGCTGGCCCGGGAGCTGGGGATTCCCCTCGAGGAGGTGCCAGGCTCCGGGCCCTTGGGCCGGGTGCGGGTGGAGGACGTGCGGGCCTATGCGGAAAGGCGGAAGGCCCAGCCCGCCCCGGAGGCCCCTCGGGAGGCTCCTCCCGCCCTGGTCCCCGGCTTCCCGCCCCCGCCCCGCTACGTCCCCCCCAAGGGCTACGAGGGCTTGGAGGAGCGGGTCCCCCTTAGGGGCATCCGCCGCACCATCGCCCAAGGGCTTTGGCAGAGCCACCTCTACACCGTGCGCACCCTGAACGTGGACGAGGCCGACCTCACGGAGCTGGTGGCCCTCCGGGAGCGCCTGAAGCCCGAGGCCGAGCGCCAGGGGGTGAAGCTCACCTACCTGCCCTTCATCTTCAAGGCGGTGGTGCGGGCTTTGAAGAAGTACCCCATGCTGAACACCAGCCTGGACGAGGAAAGGCAGGAGATCGTCTACAAGCGCTACTACCACATCGGCCTGGCGGTGGCCACGGAAAGGGGCCTCATCGTTCCCGTGGTGCGGGACGCGGACCGAAAGAGCATCCTGGAGCTGGCCCAGGAGATCGCCGACCTTTCCGCCAAGGCCCGCGAGGGTCGGCTGGCCCCGGAGGAGGTCACGGGCTCCACCTTCACCGTCACCAACATCGGCTCCGTGGGCGCCCTCATGAGCTTCCCCATCATCAACGTGCCCGACGCCGCCATCCTGGGGGTCCACTCCATCCGCAAGCGCCCCTGGGTGATGCCGGATGGCTCCATAGAGGCGCGGGACATCATGTACCTCTCCCTCTCCTTCGACCACCGCCTGGTGGACGGGGCCGAGGCAGCGGCTTTCACCCGCGAGGTGATCCGGCTTTTGGAGAACCCCGAGCTCCTCCTTCTGGAAATGTAG
- a CDS encoding type II toxin-antitoxin system HicA family toxin: MRLPKDLEGEELAKRLSRLGYRVTRQTGSHLRLTWREGDREHHVTIPLHRPLKLGTLAGIVREIAQAHNLAREELLAILDL; encoded by the coding sequence GTGAGGCTCCCCAAGGATCTGGAGGGAGAAGAGCTCGCCAAACGCCTTTCCCGTTTAGGGTACCGGGTCACGCGGCAGACGGGAAGCCACCTGCGCCTCACCTGGCGGGAAGGGGACCGGGAACACCATGTGACCATTCCCCTCCACCGTCCCCTCAAGCTGGGTACCCTGGCGGGGATCGTGAGGGAGATCGCCCAGGCACATAACCTGGCCCGGGAAGAACTTTTGGCAATCCTTGACCTCTGA
- a CDS encoding type II toxin-antitoxin system HicB family antitoxin, translating to MPRELIFLVEEADEGGYVARALGEGIFTQGETWEELKEMVRDAVRCHFPEGEAPKIIRLHFVREEVLAP from the coding sequence ATGCCCAGGGAGCTCATCTTTTTGGTAGAAGAGGCGGACGAAGGGGGCTACGTGGCCCGGGCTTTGGGGGAGGGCATCTTCACCCAAGGGGAAACCTGGGAGGAGCTGAAGGAGATGGTCCGGGACGCGGTGCGCTGCCACTTCCCTGAAGGAGAAGCCCCGAAGATCATTCGCCTGCACTTCGTACGGGAGGAGGTCTTGGCCCCGTGA
- a CDS encoding alpha-ketoacid dehydrogenase subunit beta, with product MAVMTMVQALNRALDEEMAKDPRVVVLGEDVGKRGGVFLVTEGLLQKYGPDRVMDTPLSEAAIVGAALGMAAHGLRPVAEIQFADYIFPGFDQLVSQVAKLRYRSGGQFTAPLVVRMPSGGGVKGGHHHSQSPEAHFVHTAGLKVVAVSTPYDAKGLLKAAIRDEDPVVFLEPKRLYRSVKEEVPEEDYVLPIGKAAKRKEGKDLTLIGYGTVMPEVLQAAEELEKAGVSAEVLDLRTLMPWDYEAVMESVAKTGRAVLVSDAPRHASFVSEVAATIAEDLLDMLLAPPIRVTGFDTPYPYAQDKLYLPTVTRILNAAKRALDY from the coding sequence ATGGCCGTCATGACCATGGTGCAGGCCCTGAACCGGGCCCTGGACGAGGAGATGGCCAAGGACCCCCGGGTGGTGGTCCTGGGGGAGGACGTGGGCAAGAGGGGCGGGGTCTTCCTGGTGACGGAGGGGCTTTTGCAGAAGTACGGCCCCGACCGGGTCATGGACACCCCCCTCTCCGAGGCGGCCATCGTGGGGGCCGCCTTGGGCATGGCCGCCCACGGGCTTAGGCCCGTGGCCGAGATCCAGTTCGCCGACTACATCTTCCCCGGCTTTGACCAGCTGGTGAGCCAGGTGGCCAAGCTCCGCTACCGCTCCGGGGGCCAGTTCACCGCCCCCCTGGTGGTGCGCATGCCCTCCGGGGGCGGGGTGAAGGGGGGGCACCACCACTCGCAAAGCCCCGAGGCCCACTTCGTGCACACCGCCGGGCTCAAGGTGGTGGCCGTCTCCACCCCTTACGACGCCAAGGGGCTTCTCAAGGCCGCCATCCGCGACGAGGACCCCGTGGTCTTCCTCGAGCCCAAGCGCCTCTACCGCTCGGTGAAGGAGGAGGTGCCGGAGGAGGATTATGTCCTTCCCATCGGCAAGGCGGCCAAGCGGAAGGAGGGCAAGGACCTCACCCTCATCGGCTACGGCACGGTGATGCCCGAGGTCTTGCAGGCGGCCGAGGAGCTGGAGAAGGCTGGGGTTTCCGCCGAGGTCCTGGACCTCCGCACCCTCATGCCCTGGGACTACGAGGCGGTGATGGAGTCCGTGGCCAAGACGGGAAGGGCGGTGCTGGTCTCCGACGCTCCCCGGCACGCCAGCTTCGTGAGCGAGGTGGCGGCCACCATCGCCGAGGACCTCCTGGACATGCTCCTCGCCCCTCCCATCCGGGTGACGGGCTTCGACACCCCCTACCCCTACGCCCAGGACAAGCTCTACCTGCCCACCGTCACCCGCATCCTGAACGCCGCCAAGCGGGCGCTAGACTACTGA
- a CDS encoding thiamine pyrophosphate-dependent dehydrogenase E1 component subunit alpha, which produces MVKDTHRFQPFTPEPIRLIGEKGEWLGDFPLDLDEDKLRRLYRDMLAARMLDERYTILIRTGKTSFIAPSAGHEAAQVAIAHAIRRGFDWVFPYYRDHGLALALGIPPKELFGQMLATQADPNKGRQMPEHPGSKALNYFTVASPIASHVPPAAGAAISMKLQGTGQVAVCTFGDGATSEGDWYAGINFAAVQGAPAVFIAENNFYAISVDYRRQTHSPTIAEKAHAFGIPGYLVDGMDILASYYVVREAVERARMGEGPSLVELRVYRYGPHSSADDDSRYRPREEVEAWRKRDPLGRFQRFLEERGLWNLEWEENLKAEIRAELERGLKEAEEAGAVPPEWMFDDVLAEKPWHLKRQEALLREEL; this is translated from the coding sequence ATGGTAAAGGATACCCACCGGTTTCAGCCCTTCACCCCCGAGCCCATAAGGCTCATCGGGGAGAAAGGGGAGTGGCTGGGGGATTTCCCCCTGGACCTGGACGAGGATAAGCTACGCCGCCTATACCGGGACATGCTGGCGGCCCGGATGCTGGACGAGCGCTACACCATCCTCATCCGCACCGGCAAAACCAGCTTCATCGCCCCTTCGGCCGGCCACGAGGCCGCCCAGGTGGCCATCGCCCACGCCATCCGGAGGGGCTTTGACTGGGTCTTCCCCTACTACCGCGACCACGGCCTGGCCCTGGCCCTGGGCATCCCCCCCAAGGAGCTCTTCGGCCAGATGCTGGCCACCCAGGCCGACCCCAACAAGGGCCGCCAGATGCCCGAACATCCGGGCTCCAAAGCCCTCAACTACTTCACCGTGGCCAGCCCCATCGCCTCCCACGTGCCCCCCGCCGCTGGGGCGGCCATCAGCATGAAGCTCCAGGGCACGGGCCAGGTGGCGGTCTGCACCTTCGGGGACGGGGCCACCAGCGAGGGGGACTGGTACGCGGGGATCAACTTCGCCGCGGTGCAGGGAGCCCCTGCCGTCTTCATCGCCGAGAACAACTTCTACGCCATCAGCGTGGACTACCGCCGCCAGACCCATAGCCCCACCATCGCCGAAAAAGCCCACGCCTTCGGCATTCCCGGCTACCTGGTGGACGGAATGGACATCCTGGCCTCCTACTACGTGGTGCGGGAGGCGGTGGAACGGGCCCGCATGGGGGAAGGCCCCAGCCTGGTGGAGCTCAGGGTCTACCGCTACGGCCCCCACTCCTCCGCCGACGACGACAGCCGCTACCGCCCCAGGGAGGAGGTGGAGGCCTGGCGCAAGCGCGATCCCCTGGGGCGCTTCCAGCGCTTCCTGGAGGAGCGGGGCCTTTGGAACCTGGAATGGGAGGAGAACCTGAAGGCGGAGATCCGCGCCGAGCTGGAGCGGGGCCTGAAGGAGGCCGAGGAGGCGGGCGCCGTACCCCCCGAGTGGATGTTCGACGACGTCCTTGCGGAAAAACCCTGGCACCTAAAGCGCCAGGAGGCCCTCCTCCGGGAGGAGCTCTAA
- a CDS encoding 23S rRNA (pseudouridine(1915)-N(3))-methyltransferase RlmH, whose translation MRLRVVAVGKPKLDYARRGVEEYAMRIRKYAPLEVHFVKEAQDLLPKAEGHRKVVLDERGKLFTTEGLLEELGRWEGERVAFLVGGAEGYPEGVRGRADLLLALSPLTLQHELALLVLMEQLYRILTLRAGHPYHRP comes from the coding sequence GTGCGCCTTAGGGTGGTGGCGGTGGGCAAACCCAAGTTGGATTACGCCCGGAGGGGAGTGGAAGAGTATGCGATGCGCATCCGGAAATATGCTCCCCTCGAGGTCCACTTCGTCAAGGAAGCCCAGGACCTCCTGCCCAAGGCGGAGGGCCACCGCAAGGTGGTCCTGGACGAAAGGGGAAAGCTCTTCACCACGGAGGGCCTTTTGGAAGAGTTGGGGCGCTGGGAGGGGGAACGGGTGGCCTTTTTGGTGGGGGGTGCCGAAGGGTACCCGGAAGGGGTGCGGGGGCGGGCCGACCTCCTCCTTGCCCTCTCCCCCCTTACCCTGCAGCATGAGCTGGCCCTTTTGGTCCTCATGGAACAGCTTTACCGGATCCTCACCTTAAGGGCCGGGCATCCCTACCATCGGCCATGA